A genomic region of Devosia ginsengisoli contains the following coding sequences:
- a CDS encoding MarR family winged helix-turn-helix transcriptional regulator — MAAHQKNVNIADINSAPPGGEALPLDIMGLFFFAYRDFTGDADALLGHQGFGRAHHRVLYFVNLRPGMPVADLLDILKITKQSLARVLRQLIDNGYIEQKTGHSDRRQRLLHATDKGRQFFATLSATQASRITAAISALPPDSRRIVTRFLVGMVDPADRTVLDRLNLTTGL, encoded by the coding sequence ATGGCAGCGCACCAAAAAAATGTCAACATAGCTGACATAAATTCCGCCCCGCCCGGCGGCGAGGCCCTGCCCCTCGACATTATGGGCCTGTTTTTCTTCGCCTATCGCGATTTCACCGGCGATGCCGATGCTCTGCTCGGCCATCAGGGTTTCGGTCGCGCGCACCATCGGGTGCTCTATTTTGTCAATCTGCGCCCCGGCATGCCGGTGGCCGACCTGCTTGATATCCTCAAGATTACCAAGCAGAGCCTGGCGCGCGTACTGCGCCAGTTGATCGACAATGGCTATATCGAGCAGAAGACCGGCCATTCCGACCGCCGCCAGCGCCTGCTCCACGCCACCGACAAGGGCCGCCAGTTCTTCGCCACCCTGTCGGCCACCCAGGCCAGCCGCATCACGGCGGCCATTTCCGCTCTCCCTCCCGATTCCCGGCGCATCGTGACGCGGTTCCTCGTGGGCATGGTCGATCCCGCCGACCGCACCGTGCTGGATCGCTTGAACCTCACCACGGGGCTCTAA
- a CDS encoding nodulation S family protein, with protein sequence MDTRQQKYEELLFAHLADREAGEVRFFVNERRFDIMRQAFADQLAGKSVLNIASGPFAMEFYLSPDCARIDSIDIDACLAPLHARLIEEELIAPSSFAVCDVMAFEPERQYDVIVVNDMFYTKHVDFYAVMEKYAPFLKPGGQLYFDILDRRAGPLWSLFNKDSRYRRYDMADVHATLQQHGFAVEASLPSLGIKGGMDRAIRSLLWHTAGVANNIIFLCRKGGAALAFAGAMLLGEPLLQAY encoded by the coding sequence ATGGATACGCGCCAGCAGAAATACGAAGAACTGTTATTCGCCCACCTTGCAGATCGTGAGGCCGGCGAGGTCCGTTTCTTCGTCAACGAGCGCCGGTTCGACATCATGCGGCAGGCTTTCGCGGACCAGTTGGCCGGCAAGAGTGTCCTCAATATCGCCAGCGGCCCTTTCGCGATGGAGTTCTATCTCTCGCCCGATTGCGCGCGCATCGACAGCATCGATATCGACGCCTGCCTCGCGCCGCTCCATGCACGGCTGATCGAGGAAGAGCTTATCGCTCCGTCCAGTTTCGCCGTCTGCGACGTCATGGCATTCGAACCCGAGCGCCAGTATGACGTGATCGTGGTCAACGACATGTTCTACACCAAGCATGTCGATTTCTACGCCGTCATGGAAAAATACGCGCCCTTCCTCAAGCCGGGCGGCCAGCTCTATTTCGACATTCTCGACCGGCGCGCCGGTCCGCTATGGTCGCTCTTCAACAAGGACAGCCGCTATCGCCGCTACGACATGGCCGATGTCCATGCGACGCTGCAGCAGCACGGCTTCGCCGTCGAGGCCAGCCTGCCCTCGCTCGGCATCAAGGGCGGCATGGACCGGGCGATCCGCAGCCTGCTCTGGCATACGGCAGGCGTTGCCAACAATATCATCTTCCTGTGCCGCAAGGGCGGCGCCGCACTGGCCTTTGCCGGCGCCATGCTGCTGGGCGAACCGCTGCTCCAGGCCTACTGA
- a CDS encoding Lrp/AsnC family transcriptional regulator: MALQIDSVDRKLLRALQVDSRKSVQVLGEAVGLSASACHRRLKALEEQGLIEGYRAVLNAGRLGYSMQFFIEVGLTSQSEAVLEAFEAAVQDIPEVLECHLMAGQSDYILRVVCQDHEDFERLHRRLSARLPGVARIHSNMSIRTVKARTGLPI; encoded by the coding sequence ATGGCATTGCAGATCGATAGCGTGGACCGCAAGCTGTTGCGGGCGTTGCAGGTGGACAGCCGCAAGAGCGTGCAGGTGCTGGGCGAAGCGGTGGGACTTTCCGCCTCGGCCTGCCATAGGCGGCTCAAGGCTCTGGAAGAGCAGGGGCTGATCGAGGGGTATCGCGCCGTGCTCAATGCCGGACGGCTGGGCTATTCGATGCAGTTCTTCATCGAGGTGGGGCTGACCAGCCAGAGCGAGGCCGTGCTCGAGGCCTTCGAGGCGGCGGTGCAGGATATTCCCGAAGTGCTCGAATGCCACCTGATGGCGGGGCAATCGGACTATATTCTGCGCGTAGTGTGCCAGGACCATGAGGATTTCGAGCGGCTGCATCGGCGGCTCAGTGCGCGGCTGCCGGGGGTGGCGCGCATTCACTCGAACATGAGCATCCGCACGGTGAAGGCGCGCACCGGCCTGCCGATCTAA
- a CDS encoding helix-turn-helix domain-containing protein, which translates to MMLKHDHDRTGEICGELRAWRIRSRLRQDAIAKCLGVAQSQISRWESGRELPRPHNVEAIRRLIRGPEVDPLLALRHFVLHSSQHLLLFDDQLEILARSLPFQASPNPLDRFGWVLDPERNPPFAPVQRRYREVLSDPAGVVGLAITLPFQHEGARWVASIGKTIHSIAGIRVCLCELSFAPAGADDADIRVEEVRLDPTGETRHSMTLWRQPSANA; encoded by the coding sequence ATGATGCTCAAGCATGATCACGACAGGACTGGCGAGATTTGCGGCGAGTTGCGCGCCTGGCGCATCCGCTCGCGCCTGCGCCAGGATGCCATAGCCAAATGCCTGGGCGTCGCCCAGAGCCAGATCAGCCGCTGGGAGAGCGGGCGGGAACTGCCGCGTCCGCATAATGTCGAAGCCATCCGCCGCCTCATCCGCGGCCCGGAAGTCGATCCGCTGCTGGCGCTCCGGCATTTCGTGCTCCATTCCAGCCAGCATCTGCTGCTGTTCGATGACCAGCTCGAAATTCTCGCCCGCAGCCTGCCTTTCCAGGCCTCGCCCAATCCGCTCGACCGCTTCGGCTGGGTCCTCGACCCCGAGCGCAACCCGCCCTTCGCGCCGGTGCAACGGCGCTATCGCGAAGTGCTGAGCGATCCGGCCGGCGTGGTCGGCCTCGCCATCACCCTGCCTTTCCAGCATGAAGGCGCGCGCTGGGTGGCCAGCATCGGCAAGACCATCCATTCCATTGCCGGCATCAGGGTCTGCCTCTGCGAACTGAGTTTCGCCCCGGCCGGCGCAGACGATGCCGATATCCGCGTCGAGGAAGTCCGGCTCGACCCGACCGGCGAAACCCGCCATTCCATGACCCTGTGGCGCCAGCCATCCGCCAACGCATAA
- a CDS encoding META domain-containing protein: MLSRTLLSLATLALLSIPAAADGDPLADLIGTSWQLTTLDGAPVNAKVKSTLVISADSIGGNGGCNTYGGDLAATPDGIDISQVFSTMMACDGLQQEQAFFAALEATDNFALVGGNLQLLEGDTVLAELAPAS; the protein is encoded by the coding sequence ATGTTATCCCGGACCTTGCTGAGCCTCGCCACGCTGGCCCTGCTGTCGATCCCCGCCGCCGCCGATGGCGATCCACTGGCTGACCTCATCGGCACCAGCTGGCAATTGACCACGCTCGATGGCGCCCCGGTCAATGCCAAGGTCAAGTCCACCCTGGTCATTTCGGCCGACAGTATCGGCGGCAATGGCGGCTGCAATACCTATGGCGGCGACCTGGCCGCCACGCCTGACGGCATCGACATCAGCCAGGTCTTCTCCACCATGATGGCCTGCGATGGCCTGCAGCAGGAACAGGCCTTCTTCGCCGCCTTGGAAGCCACCGACAATTTCGCCCTTGTCGGCGGCAATCTGCAACTGCTGGAAGGCGACACGGTCCTCGCCGAACTGGCGCCCGCCAGCTAA
- a CDS encoding DUF4126 family protein, with translation MIYLLAVLIGVAAGLRAVTPIAAISWGAWLGWIDLSATPLAFLGNIIAVVIITLLAIAELVSDQLPNTPSRKVPMQFGTRIVLGALAGALLVVDNWIVGAILGAVGAVIGTYGGADIRARLAKAFGRDLPAALTEDVVAVVLAFLVVYLA, from the coding sequence ATGATCTACCTTCTTGCCGTCCTTATCGGCGTCGCCGCCGGTCTGCGTGCCGTTACACCGATCGCCGCCATTTCCTGGGGCGCCTGGCTCGGCTGGATCGATCTCAGCGCCACCCCGCTCGCCTTCCTCGGCAACATTATTGCCGTCGTCATCATCACGTTGCTGGCCATTGCCGAACTGGTCAGCGACCAATTGCCCAACACCCCCAGCCGCAAGGTCCCGATGCAGTTCGGCACCCGCATCGTGCTGGGTGCCCTGGCCGGCGCCCTGCTGGTGGTCGACAACTGGATCGTCGGAGCCATTCTCGGCGCCGTCGGCGCAGTCATCGGCACCTATGGCGGCGCCGATATCCGCGCCCGCCTGGCCAAGGCATTCGGTCGCGACCTGCCGGCCGCGCTCACCGAGGATGTCGTGGCCGTCGTCCTGGCCTTCCTCGTCGTCTATCTCGCCTGA
- a CDS encoding putative quinol monooxygenase, with product MIYVIATFRIRPAALESFVEAAYALIDVARRQPGCLYYDLHASVTDPDRVMCFEQWQDRPAFDRHLATPDVASFSAAIEGLVLSSKIEIIHPDSIDTL from the coding sequence GTGATCTATGTCATTGCCACCTTCCGCATCCGTCCGGCGGCGCTCGAGAGCTTCGTCGAGGCCGCCTATGCGCTGATCGACGTGGCCCGCCGCCAGCCCGGCTGCCTCTATTACGATCTCCATGCCAGCGTCACCGACCCCGATCGGGTCATGTGCTTCGAGCAATGGCAGGACCGCCCCGCCTTCGACCGCCATCTCGCCACGCCGGACGTGGCGAGTTTCAGCGCGGCAATCGAAGGCCTTGTGCTGTCCTCGAAAATCGAGATCATCCACCCCGACAGCATCGATACGCTTTGA
- a CDS encoding MliC family protein — protein sequence MTRSILAALLATAMFAPVAAQAAEATLQIELSATGDFERRVMTYDCNDGSSVTVTYINAAPNFLAILPVVDEPEPLIFSSVVAASGVRYVSGIWEWWTKGVDATLHDVTLGQDAEPVLTCSELNNTP from the coding sequence ATGACCAGGTCCATCCTCGCCGCCCTCCTCGCCACCGCCATGTTCGCGCCTGTCGCGGCGCAGGCGGCCGAGGCCACACTCCAGATCGAATTGAGCGCCACCGGCGATTTCGAACGCCGTGTCATGACCTATGACTGCAATGACGGCAGCTCCGTCACCGTCACTTACATCAATGCCGCGCCGAACTTTCTCGCCATCCTGCCTGTTGTCGATGAGCCGGAGCCGCTGATCTTCTCCTCGGTCGTGGCCGCTTCGGGCGTGCGCTATGTCTCGGGCATCTGGGAATGGTGGACAAAGGGCGTCGATGCCACGCTGCATGACGTAACACTTGGTCAGGATGCCGAACCCGTGCTTACCTGCAGCGAGTTGAACAACACACCGTAA
- a CDS encoding DUF3995 domain-containing protein, with protein MSMLIAALMFIALLAVSTAHFLWSIGRTWPIRDERLLAQTVVGFEGIERMPPRLASFAVAVATLTAGIIALALADHDSGGLPLSLLGLPLAAVFLARGVVGYTAWWAEKTPEPNFRLNDRRVYSPLCLLLGLGFVALVVLRLL; from the coding sequence ATGAGCATGCTCATCGCCGCCCTCATGTTCATCGCCCTGCTGGCCGTCTCGACTGCCCATTTCCTCTGGTCCATCGGCCGCACCTGGCCGATCCGCGACGAAAGGCTGCTGGCCCAGACCGTCGTCGGCTTCGAGGGCATCGAGCGCATGCCGCCGCGCCTGGCCTCGTTTGCCGTCGCCGTGGCCACCCTGACCGCCGGCATCATCGCCCTGGCGCTGGCCGATCACGATAGCGGCGGCCTGCCCTTGAGCCTGCTCGGCCTGCCGCTCGCGGCCGTGTTCCTCGCCCGCGGCGTGGTCGGCTACACCGCCTGGTGGGCCGAAAAGACCCCCGAACCCAATTTCCGGCTCAATGATCGCAGGGTCTATTCGCCGCTCTGCCTGCTCCTGGGCCTGGGTTTTGTCGCATTGGTCGTGCTGAGGCTGCTGTGA
- a CDS encoding GNAT family N-acetyltransferase codes for MTESYLRLRKRLDGPLPVPAWPQGITPAAFDAVDPRLLHALLDEAFPGGLIAPFEDWYGNLTTDSEFDPALCVPALTGDGRVAGFVQCWTSGFVKDLAVAPGYRGQGLGAALMLHAFALFAARGTPHVDLKVQLAEAPARRLYARLGMVEA; via the coding sequence GTGACCGAAAGCTATCTGCGGCTGCGCAAGCGGCTCGATGGTCCGCTCCCCGTGCCGGCCTGGCCGCAGGGCATTACCCCCGCCGCCTTCGACGCCGTCGATCCCCGCCTGCTCCATGCCCTGCTGGATGAAGCCTTTCCCGGCGGGCTGATCGCACCATTCGAAGACTGGTACGGCAATCTGACCACCGATTCTGAATTCGACCCGGCGCTCTGCGTTCCGGCCTTGACCGGGGACGGCCGGGTTGCCGGCTTCGTACAGTGCTGGACGTCAGGTTTCGTCAAGGACCTCGCGGTCGCACCCGGATATCGCGGCCAGGGCCTGGGCGCCGCCCTGATGCTGCACGCCTTCGCCCTCTTCGCGGCCCGGGGCACGCCGCATGTCGACCTCAAGGTCCAGTTGGCGGAAGCCCCGGCGCGCCGCCTCTATGCCCGCCTCGGCATGGTCGAGGCTTAG